In the Flagellimonas sp. HMM57 genome, one interval contains:
- a CDS encoding folylpolyglutamate synthase/dihydrofolate synthase family protein — translation MTYKETLSWMFQQLPMYQQKGAVAYKDKLDNILFFTELLGNPEKKFKSIHVAGTNGKGSSSHMLASVLQEAGYKVGLYTSPHLKDFRERIKINGKKVSEDYVKDFIKTHEPFLKENKLSFFEMTVGMAFSYFAEEKVDIAVVEVGLGGRLDSTNIIVPEVSLITNIGLDHIQILGDTLQKIALEKAGIIKKGVPVIISEKQPETEGIFKLIAAQKNAEITFAEEMDTKNYETDLLGSYQKKNSKGVVAVLKELKEFKIKEKHIRKGLRNVVENTGLLGRWQVLGEHPKTICDTAHNKEGLGLVLEQINKLEFSQVHFVLGFVNDKNLDTVLSLFPKNAKYYFVRPNIPRGLEAKALKAAAAKFYLEGETFKLVGKALEKAKKNAKPDDLVYVGGSTFVVAEVV, via the coding sequence ATGACTTATAAAGAAACGTTGAGCTGGATGTTCCAGCAACTCCCAATGTACCAACAAAAAGGAGCTGTTGCCTATAAGGACAAGTTGGATAATATTCTTTTTTTTACAGAATTACTGGGAAATCCCGAAAAGAAATTTAAGAGTATACATGTGGCAGGCACCAATGGGAAAGGGTCCAGCAGTCATATGCTCGCCTCGGTTCTGCAGGAAGCAGGCTATAAAGTAGGACTATACACTTCTCCACATCTCAAAGACTTCAGGGAGCGGATTAAAATTAACGGGAAAAAAGTAAGCGAAGACTACGTAAAGGATTTTATAAAAACCCATGAACCTTTCTTAAAAGAAAATAAGCTTTCTTTTTTTGAAATGACCGTAGGTATGGCCTTTAGCTACTTTGCGGAGGAAAAGGTTGATATCGCCGTTGTTGAAGTTGGTTTGGGAGGAAGATTGGATTCTACGAATATTATAGTTCCTGAAGTTTCGCTCATCACGAACATAGGGCTGGACCATATTCAGATTTTGGGTGATACTTTACAGAAAATCGCTTTGGAAAAAGCAGGAATCATAAAGAAAGGAGTTCCAGTAATTATTAGTGAAAAACAACCCGAAACAGAGGGTATCTTTAAGCTTATTGCGGCCCAAAAGAATGCTGAGATAACTTTCGCAGAGGAAATGGATACAAAAAACTACGAAACAGACTTGCTTGGAAGTTATCAGAAAAAAAATAGTAAGGGTGTAGTTGCCGTATTAAAAGAATTAAAGGAATTTAAAATTAAGGAAAAGCATATAAGGAAAGGATTGAGGAATGTTGTCGAAAATACCGGGTTATTGGGTAGATGGCAGGTTTTGGGCGAGCATCCTAAAACTATATGCGATACCGCCCATAATAAGGAAGGACTGGGATTGGTGCTAGAACAAATCAATAAACTTGAATTTTCACAAGTACATTTTGTACTGGGCTTTGTAAATGATAAGAATCTAGATACTGTACTCTCACTTTTTCCAAAAAACGCAAAATATTATTTTGTACGACCCAACATACCTAGGGGCTTGGAAGCAAAAGCATTAAAAGCTGCTGCTGCTAAATTTTATTTAGAAGGAGAAACGTTTAAATTGGTTGGAAAAGCATTGGAAAAGGCCAAAAAAAATGCAAAACCTGATGATTTAGTGTATGTGGGAGGAAGCACATTCGTAGTTGCAGAAGTGGTTTAG
- a CDS encoding helix-turn-helix transcriptional regulator, whose translation MGKPVYNRIKAVLAENGKTNNWLADELDMNTNTISKWCRNDMQPRIENLFQVANVLGVDVRELLVSTKN comes from the coding sequence ATGGGTAAACCAGTTTATAATAGAATTAAAGCAGTTCTAGCTGAAAATGGAAAAACCAATAATTGGCTGGCGGATGAATTGGATATGAATACAAATACTATTTCAAAATGGTGTAGAAATGATATGCAGCCAAGAATTGAAAACTTGTTTCAAGTAGCTAATGTTTTAGGCGTAGATGTGAGGGAATTACTTGTTTCAACAAAGAATTAA
- a CDS encoding biopolymer transporter ExbD yields MKLKGRNKVSPEFSMSSMTDIVFLLLVFFMLTSNAPNALDLLLPKAKGKSTNTQNVSVTINKNLEYFVNNERINEEYIEIELKKALEGQEKPTIILRAEESVAIKEAVNVMDIANRNSYKVILAVRPK; encoded by the coding sequence ATGAAATTAAAAGGAAGAAATAAGGTCAGTCCAGAGTTTAGCATGTCTTCAATGACGGATATCGTGTTCTTGTTGTTGGTGTTTTTCATGCTTACTTCCAATGCGCCCAATGCTTTGGATTTATTATTGCCAAAAGCTAAGGGTAAATCTACAAACACACAGAATGTATCGGTTACCATAAACAAGAATCTGGAATATTTTGTGAATAACGAGAGAATAAACGAGGAATACATAGAAATTGAACTAAAAAAGGCACTTGAAGGTCAAGAAAAGCCAACAATCATTCTAAGGGCAGAAGAAAGCGTAGCGATTAAAGAAGCTGTAAACGTTATGGACATTGCCAATAGAAATAGTTACAAGGTTATCTTGGCTGTGCGGCCAAAATAA
- a CDS encoding energy transducer TonB, with protein MSFLDTRHKKKSFTLTTFLLSVLLLLLFYIGLTYMDPPIENGIAINFGTMDFGIGEVQPKEKVRSEPQEEQVKPAEEIPEQVEEQEAAENKPVEEVLTNESEETIKINQQKETKRKADEAAKKAKAEADRIAREKKQAEEQKRQEQEAKKKSLDALIGGIGKSDGTTTGSEGDDNRAGDKGQPDGDPYATSYYGSPGSGSGTGGYGLNGRSLVTQGKVQQQCNEEGRVVVRIVVDRNGSVIKATPGVKGTTNNAPCLLKPAKETAEKHKWNLDSNAPSQQIGFVVVNFKLGQ; from the coding sequence ATGTCATTTTTAGATACGAGACACAAGAAAAAATCATTCACGCTTACAACTTTTCTTTTAAGCGTACTGTTGCTATTGCTTTTTTATATAGGGTTAACGTATATGGACCCTCCTATTGAAAACGGTATTGCGATAAACTTTGGCACCATGGACTTTGGTATTGGCGAAGTACAGCCTAAGGAAAAAGTCCGTTCAGAGCCACAAGAAGAACAGGTAAAACCAGCCGAAGAAATTCCGGAACAAGTAGAGGAGCAGGAAGCCGCCGAAAACAAACCTGTGGAAGAAGTTTTGACGAATGAATCTGAGGAAACCATAAAAATCAATCAGCAGAAGGAAACGAAACGAAAAGCTGATGAAGCTGCAAAAAAGGCAAAAGCAGAAGCCGATCGCATAGCACGAGAAAAAAAACAGGCAGAAGAACAGAAAAGGCAAGAACAAGAGGCGAAGAAAAAAAGCCTTGATGCTCTAATAGGAGGCATTGGAAAATCTGATGGCACGACCACAGGAAGCGAAGGCGATGACAATAGGGCAGGTGACAAAGGGCAGCCAGATGGTGACCCATATGCTACTAGTTATTACGGTAGTCCAGGCAGTGGAAGCGGAACAGGTGGTTATGGATTGAATGGTCGTTCATTGGTCACTCAAGGAAAAGTACAGCAACAATGCAACGAAGAAGGTCGTGTAGTTGTTAGAATTGTTGTTGATCGTAATGGAAGCGTCATAAAGGCTACTCCAGGGGTTAAAGGCACTACTAATAATGCTCCGTGTTTATTAAAGCCAGCGAAAGAGACTGCTGAGAAACATAAATGGAACCTTGACTCGAATGCTCCTTCACAACAAATAGGCTTTGTGGTCGTCAATTTTAAGCTAGGTCAATAG
- a CDS encoding abortive infection family protein, translating to MADLSYKEKLIIERLFDMRSGYVMDFSNRTFQEFIYDSLKIDIYDSKYDYESGSKANRLRAFFKEESNHRVSLLLSDLLDYWLTKAQIGEYGFEISNENLHEKCLKITERLKKEIIVEEIEAIKEFDYDRDFTLLAKSIKESIEKNEPETALDRLHTYLMKLIRQLCENHTIEIKKDEPLNSLFGKYVKYVVSKGEIESQMAERILKYSIHVLEAFNDIRNNRSFAHDNPILNYSESILIFNNVTNTIKFVESIEKEMERKNKREEEKRKMEGADWDDLPF from the coding sequence TTGGCTGATTTAAGCTATAAAGAAAAATTAATAATTGAAAGACTATTTGATATGAGGTCTGGATATGTTATGGATTTTTCGAATAGAACATTTCAAGAATTTATTTATGATAGTTTAAAAATTGATATCTACGATTCCAAATATGATTATGAAAGTGGTTCAAAAGCAAACAGATTAAGGGCATTCTTCAAAGAAGAATCAAATCATCGTGTTTCATTGCTTTTAAGCGATTTGTTGGATTACTGGTTAACAAAAGCTCAAATAGGAGAATATGGATTTGAAATTTCTAATGAAAACTTGCATGAAAAATGTTTGAAAATTACTGAAAGACTTAAAAAAGAAATTATTGTAGAAGAGATTGAAGCTATTAAAGAGTTTGATTACGACAGAGATTTTACTCTACTTGCAAAGTCTATAAAAGAAAGTATTGAGAAAAACGAACCTGAAACAGCTTTGGATAGATTGCATACCTATTTGATGAAGTTAATACGTCAATTATGTGAAAATCACACAATAGAAATTAAGAAAGACGAACCCTTGAATTCATTGTTTGGGAAGTATGTAAAGTATGTTGTATCAAAAGGTGAAATTGAATCGCAAATGGCTGAAAGAATCTTAAAATATTCTATTCACGTTTTAGAAGCGTTTAATGATATTCGAAATAATAGAAGTTTTGCACACGATAACCCAATTTTGAATTATTCAGAAAGTATTTTGATTTTTAATAATGTAACAAATACAATAAAGTTCGTAGAATCAATTGAAAAAGAGATGGAAAGGAAGAACAAACGAGAAGAAGAAAAACGTAAGATGGAAGGAGCTGATTGGGATGACTTGCCTTTTTAA